From the Ascaphus truei isolate aAscTru1 chromosome 15, aAscTru1.hap1, whole genome shotgun sequence genome, one window contains:
- the LOC142466666 gene encoding interleukin-17D-like: protein MELLTVILLGLTLTQCLGEHVRCKDPSEEHQRLKLSRVAPDAHMLLNKEDIVPDVTLKKCPQNVNHSSELIQDRSISPWSYRVNEDPNRYPRRLTEAYCLCKGCISTHNKEHNSVVSEPFYKEVPVLQKASKCKKGRHVYKLRYVKVAQFCICRFH, encoded by the exons ATGGAGCTGCTGACCGTCATCCTCTTGGGTCTGACACTAACCCAGTGCCTTGGTGAGCACGTCCGATGCAAAGACCCCTCCGAGGAGCATCAACGGCTCAAACTCAGCCGAGTCGCCCCGGACGCCCACATGCTCCTCAACAAAGAAGACATCGTGCCCGACGTGACGTTGAAGAAATGTCCCCAGAACGTTAATCACAGCTCGGAACTGATCCAGGACAGGAGCATTTCCCCGTGGTCCTACAG GGTCAACGAGGATCCTAACCGATACCCGCGCCGATTAACGGAGGCCTACTGCCTGTGCAAGGGCTGCATTTCCACCCACAACAAAGAGCACAACTCCGTGGTGAGCGAACCGTTTTACAAAGAAGTCCCGGTCTTACAGAAAGCCTCCAAGTGTAAGAAAGGGAGGCACGTGTACAAGCTTCGGTACGTCAAGGTGGCCCAGTTTTGCATTTGCCGATTCCACTGA